The following nucleotide sequence is from Osmia lignaria lignaria isolate PbOS001 chromosome 16, iyOsmLign1, whole genome shotgun sequence.
GGAGggcaaaaattaaaactgatgTCAGTTCAAACTGGCGGCTCAAAGTTAGTAAccttaaaaaaatagttgaagcTGTAATGGAATATTATGTAGAATGTTTAAATCAACCATTATCGGGTTATATTAAACCTGATGCAACTAAAATTGGTGAACACTGTGATAACCATGAACTACGTCGTCTGTTGCAATTAATACTTGGGTGTGCAGTTAATTGCAATCAAAAACAGCAATATATTACAAGAATTATGGGTATGGAAGAGACTGTTCAACAAGCAATTATGCAAAGTATTCAAGAATTGGAGAGTAATATGCATGGACCAAGATTAAGTTTAGGCACTAGTCTTAATTTTGAATCTTTAGATGTTGCTGATGGTACTCAACAAAGACTATTAGCAGAACTTCAATTGAATGTTGATATGAAAGAACAATTGGCACAAAAGTGTCATGAGCTTGATCAACAGCTTTCACTATTACAGGAAGAGAAAGCAGCATTAGTAGCAGAAAATAAGAAACTTCAAGAACGGTTAGATGAATTTGAAAATCCAGAGGAAACTGGTTCCATTTTGAAGTATTCTGGTCTTAGGAAACAAGTAGAAGCATTGAAAGATGAATTATTCAAGGTAGAAACTTCTAGAGATGACTATAGATTAAAGgtggaattattagaaaaagagGTATTAGAATTACAGTCTAGACAAGAAGATTTGCAAAAAGCAGCAGAGGAAGCCAATCATCTAAAAGATGAAATAGATGCATTAAGAGAGACTGCAGATAAGGTAGCCAAGTATGAACTTACAATAGAAtcatacaaaaagaaaatggaagactTGAGCGATTTAAGAAGACAAGTTAAAATATTGGaagataaaaatttagaatATCTACAATCCAAGATAGATTATGAAGAAGAGTCTAAACGGACTACAATGCTAAGAAATCATTTAGAAGTTTGTAAACAGCAACTTGCTGAAGCACATCATAAGTTAGATGAACAAACTAATAAGTGTGATAAACTTGAATTTGAAGGGAAAAAAATGGAAACTAAATTAAACACTTTACAAAGGGAGAGGGATAGATTGATTGTGGAAAGAGATGCtttaaaagaaacaaatgaGGAATTGAAATGTACACAATTACAGGCTGCAGAAAATATGACAAAACCTAGTACTGAGAGTACTGTTACAAATACAGAAATGATACCacttgaaattaaagaaaagttatTATTTCTGCAACATGAGAATAAAATGTTGAAGCTTAAGCAGAAGGGTAACGAAGGCGAAGACAAGTTACCAACGGTTCAAGCATTATTAGAAGATTCAGAAGAAAGATTAAATGCACTCAGAGTTCAAAATCGTAAAGCAAatcaaaaaataattgaattagaaaatCGCTTGGAAGAAGTGTCGGGAAATCATGCAAATGGTGATACTAAAACTGATAACAGTAATTTAGGGCAAAAGATAACAAACTTGCAAGATGAATTAAGAAGGGTACAAGCTGAAAAGGAACGTTTGATTTTACAAGTTGAAGAACGAGAAAACGCGCTACAGGCTCAGAAACAAAAGGCCTTTACTCTTCAAGAAAAATTAACGCGTCGAGAATATGATAATGCGGCGCTTGAAGAACGTTATAAAAAATATGTAGAAAAAGCAAAAAGCGTCATAAAAAGTTTAGATCCTAAACAAAACAATTCATCTCCAAATGAAGTAGCTGTTTTAAGAAATCAAATTTTAGAACAACGTAAAATTATGGAGGATATGGAACGATCTTTTAAGGaatctaaattaattacagagatggaagaaaaattaatattatctgcTTTTTATCGTTTAGGTTTAACTTGTCATAGAGAAGCAATAGATCAGCGTCTTGCTGCTCTAAGTTCTGGTCAGGGACAGTCTTTTTTAGCAAGACAAAGACAACCGTCCGCTAGACGTCATCCGCCTTATAATTCTAAGTAAGAACTAATAAAAAGATTATATTCgctgattttatttaaaaatatgataattatactaataacaataattaaaaatatgttaaCATAACaacctaattaatttttatttattttaaaatgtaatgtataattcacgattcttttaattattgacggaatattttaatatacaatttcaCAAATGTACatgcaatattataaatataataatttaatgtatATACTGTACATGTACATTACTTATTATTATGCTTTTAGcagatattaaatatttgtacatATGTATTGTGTGAACATTAATATGTACTTTTATGTCTCTACTTActttaaagaaatatatttaaaaaaacatgcttgtagtatttatttaatatgtaccgtgtattatttatttaaactgtttttaatatatacattacTTAAATATTTGGTGAATGCATTCTTTCAAGTGCAATTTCTCTTTTATGATGTAACTTATCTATATAATTTGATTGTCTACTATTTTGTATCGTAGACttcatattttgcattttccTTACTTTTTGTATGTCAGAATAACatctttgataataaaatattgcattAAGAAAATCCCATACGTTAAATTCTGGCCATAATATATTGGTAAAATAAATGCATGTACTTGATATCTGAAATGTATTATATCAcatcaatttataaaaaaaaagtagattaatttttaaacttaCTTGCCACATAAGAAAATCACTGAATCTGACTTCTCCCGAAGTACGAATTAATAAATCTGGATTTGGTGAATTATTAGTGTACAAACAATTGGAAATAAGATCTTCATCGATATCTTCTGAAAGAATATCACCAGTTTGGACACCTTCAATTACATCTTTAATAGCACGTGTAATTTCATCTCTTGCTAAAACATTATATGATAAAATTAACTTTATCTTCTGTTATGATAATGCTATAAAACTGAATGTGATATAAGTATGGCTTAAATTTTTAACATACACAAGAGTACCTTATACATATACTTACATGTATAAGCAAATGCAATATTGAGAAATGCTTTATTATGTTCTTTGGTAAAAATCATAGTTTCTGCTATTAATTCTTGTAGTTTTAGAGGTAGTAATGATAAGTTACCAATTATACGAACCCGCAAtccatattttcttattttatccctaaattaaaatatttattatatcctACAACTGTAATTTCTTCATAACTCCATATGATTTTCAACATACTTTTCACCTAATAAGCTGTGAAATTTCTCTTCTGCAAGATTTAAAAGCCcttttacttcttcttcttgtctttTAAAATTCTCAATGCTAAACGCATAAAATGTTACTTCCTGTACACCAAGATCTTTACACCATTGTAAAGTTTCAGCAAATTTATCAAATcttgtaatatataatattatgtagtgcaaaacaaaataatataagaataaaatgtaaaaattataattatttgttttagtAATACACACCCTTTTGAATGCCCATCTAATTTTTCCATTCCATTCTTACTTGCATAACGTCTATTACCATCCATTATAAATGCTACATGTTTAGGAATATGGCCAGTGCTTAAAATTTTCATAAGCAACAGTTGAAACCAATTTAAAGTACTATCTTTTATCCATGACATTgtttacaaataattaaatacaatggTTACATATATCaaaatcttattttttttcGTAAGGTTTAacaaataatgtttaaatttattggCATAATTCTCGTATTCAATTTACataatgatttttatattagtttaaaatttttaatatttataaatactttcgtgtcattttatataatataatacaatataaagtcggatttattatataataatatgtatataaatccaCAGAAGATTATGGTAAAATTGTAATAACACGAATGTTAAATATTACCTTGTTACATATTACAGTTTATGTGAAAAAACGTAAAATCATTATCCTATTGACACGTCGACATTTAACCCTATTACAAATTCCAAACATTTACATATTATCTCTAAAAATTGTAGGAATGTAATAATACATATCGTTCGTTTATATAATGTATATGTTATTATATTTGTTTACAAAAATTGACAATTATTACAGAAATACaaattcttgaaaaaaattatatacgtAGTActtcatacatacatatatgtatgtatacacataTCGTTACACATCGATATTTCGAGTTTATTCGAGTTACCTAGCGTCCATCTTGAAGTTTAGCTTTTGTGAAAAAATgcattttatgtttttattcaTCCTAAATATATGTAAGTATTTAAATagttgtaataataaataatgggaatttaataatttgcagtatttatttaaaacgatTATGGATGTAGCTTAATCttattattgataaaaatttctgTATTATATCACGTTACAAAATGGATACAAAATTATCACAATACTGAAACACTTGCACCATTGAAATTGAAACATtagtatatttaatttatggaaTAAAGTGATTTATATAAAAGTTTAATGTAAAATAGATGATtatataagaataataatgctttttcattaattacaattttcttgGTTGTTGACCGTACTTTAATTTAATCGTTTTAGAATCACAAACATTTCTTTTGGGTACAAGTTCCTTTAAATTCAATTAGATGgactataatttaattattcattaatgTTTATCGATGTATAACAATAACAATTATGACAAATTTCATTTTGCTACTCACTTTGCTTCATgctatttttaaaatcaaaattatatacttttttcATGTTTCTTGTAACAGCGGTTTTCGGTCactctatttttaatttcaaatgtaCCGCGTGAAATGGTGCAGATACTGTTCACAAATATGTTTTATAGTGATTTAAATTTGTTAACCCATAGTAACCGTAGAATACAACAGTACCATTAAAACTAGTCATCTTATTttgttttctattaaattattaaagaaaggAATAGGGTAGCTCATTGCTTCGAAGACATACATACAAGTTGAAATAAAGTTCCTCAAGGTTCTAAGGAAGCAAGTTACGCTCCTGAATAATACGGTACGTTGTGTCGACAATCGGGTATGGGGGGGACTACTTTCCGTTGAGGAGGTGAGCGTGCGTGTGCGTCTCGCGGTCGAGACCTCGCAAGAGAGAAAATGAAATCTGAAATGGTTACTGCCGCGCTATGACCCTAAAAAGTAAATGTTTCTCTTTGTCTGTGAGTGAATAATGAACGATTGGTCAGGCAAAATGGAGGGCAGCGGGTCCAAAAACGAGACTGCAATTGCACCAGGTAAAGAATGAGAGCGATAAGCGCCTTTACCATCCGCAACGAAGCGAGGCGTGCGGTTCGTTCCTAAGCAACATTATTTCTTACAGAGCTGTACTTCCTAATTGCCAAATTCTTAGCGGCGGGACCTTGTTGTGAAGCCGCTGACGTAAGTATTATCGaataaaaagttgtaaaattttgttgaaatgtatcgtAACGATAAGGTACATTCTAGGTGCTGAAGCGTGAATTGGAGCGAGCTAAGGTAAGACGATTGGTCTGAGTTGACGTTTTGCCGGGGTGACACTATACATACCCATCGGCTCCACATGGTTTGCACGTGGTTTCTGCTTGTCAAAACATTAGAATTTCAAGGTCGGCGACCTTGATATTCGACAAATTCTGCCAATTTTATCTCGAACGtaattgatcgatcaatcgacttatttttatgatttttgatttttttcgtaGGTTTTGCCGCAAAGAATAGATTGGGAAGGGCATGTACATAATCAAACGTTTGAAGAGTTGGTAAgtaaattaattgtttaaaagaatttcatttagcATATATTGCACATGATATAATAAATAGGCTATTTTTTTGAATAATATCATGGCAAATTTTATCTTGCTGCGTTGTAAAATATTTGACAAATATCAGTCTCTAAGATGTACCCCGAATAGGGTGCTACCCCCTATTCTGTCCCACTCCTCAACCCTTCCCCTCCACTGTGCTTTTATACTGCTGTTGCACAAGTTTCCCCCACTACTTTACTTTCAACCAATCAGCGATAACTTCCGGCCATCTTGGATGAACTGATCAATGAATATATCTTATACtcagaccttatttatagaaacTAGTGTTGTGCGTGACGGGTGGGCTGTTCAGATTGGTCGTATTTGCTTATTTGCTCTCTGATTGGTTACAAATAGGAACTACTTTAGATCACTTAAATTTGAATGATTGGCGCGAATCGATATTGgaattttatatctttttatcaatatttgtaACAGATACAAGTAaccaaaaatgtttttaaatacaCACTGATATTATTTATGTACCGAATGAGATGAGGAATAAAAAGTATAATTACAAATTTGCAGGAGAAAAAGTATTCACATATTGGACCAAATCATTTGTTACAAATATGTGCCAGAATTGGTCCAGTATTAGAAAAAGAAGTACCACCATGTATACCAGGGGCAATATCTCTTCTTGGTGTAGGAAGACAATCTTTGTTACGTACATACGAAGGTGAGATTAAATACATAAACTATCCTGAAATATATGCACAAGTgactttaaatatttaatgaaattattgttATAGATGTCCAGCGCCAGGTACATCGAATCATTTCTTATTCTGGCAGGATAGGTGGAAAACCTTTTATGAAATCACCTTATAGTTTATCAGTGCCTAATATAGGTGaattaaatgttatatttttaaaattcaatgaacTACGATTTTGAGTACTTTTATTAATGTTACACTATCTTACCTTTGCTTTTTTTTATAGTATATGTGCTTCAAGGACGGGAAAATTCAGGATCTTTGAGTCGGCGGGAAGCAATACCAACAAAATTCTACAACAAAATGCAGTTGTATCGACATACGTTAGGACATTTATCTGCAGTATATTGTGTTCTTTTCGATCGTACtggaaaatatataataacTGGTGCAGATGACTTACTTGTTAAAGTATGGAGTTCCATTGATGGACGATTATTAGCTACTTTCCGAGGAGCATCAGCTGAAATTATGGATATCGCTGTAAATTTTGACAATACTTTACTTGCTGCTGGAAGTTTAGATCGAATATTAAGAGTTTGGTGTTTTCAAACAATGTCTCCTGTAAGAAATTAATGGTTTTCTTTTCATACTTTACACTGGTCGCTTGGTTTACGTGAAATCTACGCGTGGTTTAGAGAATAAAGAATACCCCGTAAAGCGAGAAATCAGCGTAAAGCTAGGAATATAACTTTATATTAACATACATTTTACCTTAAACCTTAATTTCTTCTTAGATTGCAGTACTATCTGGACATTCTGGTATGATTACGTCTGTAAATTTTTGTCCTATATCTTGCAATGGTGTATATTATCTAGTTTCTACAAGTACAGATGGGTCTGTTGCTTTTTGGTCCCATACAAAAAAAGGGAATGAAAGAGCACTCTTTCAGTAAGTTAAAAGTATACAGTTCTAAAACAatcgtaataattaaaatactcaagatatttcattgttttataGACCAAAACCAATTCAGTACCATGAAAAAATGCGACCCGGTCAGGCACAAATGATATGTGCTTCATTTAGCCCCGGTGGTGCATTTATGGCAGCTGGTTCAGCAGACCATCATGTTAGAGTATATGCGATGTTAGGAGATGAAGGTCCACGTAGAGTTTTGGAGGTTGAAGCAAACACTGATACAGTTGATAGTATTCAATGGGCACATAGTGGTTTAAAGTTTATTTCTGGTTCTAAAGATGGTACTGCAAATGTATGGCATTTTGAACAACAGCAGTGGATGTACAAACGTTTATTGATGACCACTAAACTACCtgggtaattaaaatattaaatatatttataaaacgattattcaatgtttattaatataaattaattaattaccttttATTTCTTATTGTGTTTAGAGAAACAGAATCAGAAGATGATTCTAATAAAAAAGCAAAGGTGACTATGGTTAGTTGGGATGTAAGTGATGAATGGGTTATCACAGCTGTAAACGATAGTTCACTCAAAGTATGGAACGCAAAATCAGGTGAACTTGTGAAAGTTTTGCGTGGACATAAAGATGAAGTTTTTGTATTAGAATCTCATCCGATAGATCCCCGTGTTATATTAAGTGCCGGGCATGACGGGCAACTTATAATTTGGGATGTTTTAAACACAGAACCAATAgcttgttttcaaaattttattgaagGACAAGGTAATGGTGCTGTTTTTGATGCAAAGTGGTCCCCAGATGGAACAATGTTAGCCGCAACAGATTCTCATGGGCACCTTTTAATATATGGATTTGGATCTGGCGTTTCAAAACTTAAGATAGTGAGTTTTCATTGTTAAACGCAGTGTGTACATTTTTTTATCcaatatttatgaatatattttgatatatttttttattcaggtacctaaagaattatttttccatacGGATTATAGACCATTAATTCGAGATGCAAATAATTATGTGTTGGATGAACAAACTCAGACTGCACCTCATTTAATGCCTCCGCCATTTTTAGTGGATGTCGATGGAAATCCTTATCCACCGGCATTGCAAAGATTAGTTCCTGGAAGAGAGAACTGTAGAGGAGAACAATTAGTACCTAATATTGCAGTAGGTGCAGGAGGTAtgtaaattactttattattgttcattttatatgtacaatagtatatgtatataaaaattgatatgttTAATAGGAATGCAAGAAGTTATAGAAGGTCTTCCATCTCAAGAACCGCGATCTAATATCGACCAATTAATTGAAGCTCTTGCACAGAGGCAAAATATTAATGCTGAAGGAGAAGAAATAGGTAATGATAGGGAAGAAAATTTAGCGGAACAACCAGTTCGTCATATGGCTAGCCCTCGGGGTAGTAGATCTGGCTTGAGAAGAGTTGGAGATGTCGAAGGTGTACGACAAAGTAGCGGTAATTGGCAAAGAGATAATACTACACCTTGGAATAAGCCTATTCTTGCTCGACCAATGAATCCAGCTGTTAGGGAAACACAATTTGAAGCTCTGtacgtttcaaataatttactaTGTTACAAATCACTTCTTCGAATCTGAACCTTATCAGTAGAATTTTGATAAATAGTTTaagttatgaaatatattaatatacaatatttacagGGATGCAATGGCAGAGATGGAACTTGATAATTGGAGACGCGAAATGCGAAAGAGACCACAACCAGTATCAGATACTGCCAATACTGAAGGAAATATAAGTAGTCGATTAGCAAATCGAAAACGTAATAGAACTGCTAGACATGGTTATAGAACACGAGCTACGCGTGGCGAAGAACACGAAGACGAAGAATTTGaggtattttaattattaaaagtaacaATACCTAAAGTGTTTACTTAGTGCAGCAAACATGATTACATCTAAGTATATTTACAGAATCCTGACAATGTAGGCACAAGCGGAAGTTCGAGCAGTAGCAATAGTAATGATTCCACTGCTCATGAAGAAGATCTGTGTTCTGACAGTTCAACTTCAGAATCTAGTACTGAATATTCAGATTGGATCGCCGATCATGGTTTAAATCTAGAACCACCAAAACGAAGTAAACGTAAACCTGTCAAAAAGCGATCCCTTACTCCTCCTAGTGAAACAGATAAAAGACGTAGTAGACGTCCTAAAAAAAAGGTAACTAAATGTTCTTTATActtacattttatttctttctggtCTGAAACTTTTTTCTTATTCCAAGGATATTCCCGTACCTAATGGTATCGACGATGTCCCAGAAGTTTTTAGACCTTCGGAATGGCTCACTGAAATAATACCAAGGAAAGCTCCGTATTATCCGCAAATGGGCGATGAAATAGTATACTTTCGCCAAGGGCATCAGTTCTATTTAGATGCCGTCAGAAATAAAAAAGTGTACGAGCTTGGTCCACGATGCGAGCCCTGGAATAAAGTTAATATAAGAGTAAGATCCTTATTTCTGAACTGGTTATGATCTTACAATCAGTTCcttaaataacaaatttattacttttataGGCCCAGGAATTTGTAAAAGTAGTAGGTATTAAGTATGAAATTCGTCCACCTAGACTATGTTGTTTAAAATTGGCATTGATGGATGAAGGTGGCAGATTAAGTGGAGAAAATTTCACTATTAAATATCACGACATGGCTGATGTATTGGACTTTCTGGTTTTACGACAAACTTTCGACACAGCTTTGGCGCGTAGTTGGTCCGAAGGAGATCGATTTCGTTGTATGATCGACGATGGCTGGTGGATGGGTCAAATACAATCGATGGAACCTTTGGATGAAGATTTTCCAGAATCTTTTTTCATGTGTTTCCGTGTGAGATGGGATAACGGCGAATACGAGAGAATGAGTCCCTGGGATCTAGAACCAATTGATGAAAACAGTATGTTTCGAATTTCTAGTAATTGATGGGTTTAAGAGTTTTTTGTAGATATCGTATATTTACATACATTAATTACAGGACTTCCTGCACAACTTGGAGGTGCAGTTCCTGTGCTTCCAGAAGAAATACAAGCGATATTATATCAACCTCACGCGGAAGAATGGCCAATGGGAGACAGGGAAGCCACGTGTCGTAGGATCATACGTGGATTAGACCAAGTGATGACCCTTGCAATTGCGGAACCATTTGTGGCACCTGTTGATCTGAATATATATCCTACATATGCATTTGTCGTGGAGTATCCCATTGATATATCAACCATAAAAGCTCGTTTTGAGAATCACTTTTATCGAAGAATAACATCCGCACAGTTTGATGTGCGATACTTAGCAACGAATGCAGAGCAATTTAACGAGCCACATAGTCAAATAGTAAGGCGTGCAAGAATAGTAACTGACCTATGCCTACGTATTATAAAGTAAGATTTAGTTTACCTGTTTATTTATTTCGCTTTAATTCTATCGGAATGGAATAAATTAAGACAgattatatatgatttatacagAGAAACTACAGAATTGGATGTACCAGCTCTTTATCATCAGTTAGTTGATACATATCATTCTTCAGAATCAGAGGTTGACATGGAAGATGTAAAAGATAAGCCTTCCACTAGTACTCAAAGAGCAACTTCAAGCAGAAATTCGCGTCCACAAGAAGTGTTAGATGATTGGAAAGTAGCATGTCGACAATTATTAGAAACTTTATGGCAGTGTGAAGATTCTATTCCTTTCAGGTAAAACAAGTCActgttattatattataaaagattACCTTCTGAATATACAAGATGTCTCATTTTAatctttttatctttattatCGTTCTTTAGAGAGCCGGTTGACAGATTGGAACATCCAGATTATCATCAGATTATAGATACACCGATGGATTTACGTACTGTAAAAGAGGATTTATTAGGGGGCAATTACGAAACTCCTGCAGAATTTGCCAAAGATATGAGATTAATATTTTCCAACAGTCGGAATTACAACACTAACAAACGATCGAGGGTAAGTTATATTACATATAAAAAGAATTATATTTCGAAGATCATTtactttaatataatgtaatatttttgtaGATATATTCAATGACAATAAGATTATCGGCGATGTTTGAGGAACATATgcgaaaaattatttcaaattggaAATCTGCCAGAAGACGCAATAACAACAAACCAAATG
It contains:
- the BRWD3 gene encoding bromodomain and WD repeat-containing protein isoform X2, with protein sequence MKSPYSLSVPNIVYVLQGRENSGSLSRREAIPTKFYNKMQLYRHTLGHLSAVYCVLFDRTGKYIITGADDLLVKVWSSIDGRLLATFRGASAEIMDIAVNFDNTLLAAGSLDRILRVWCFQTMSPIAVLSGHSGMITSVNFCPISCNGVYYLVSTSTDGSVAFWSHTKKGNERALFQPKPIQYHEKMRPGQAQMICASFSPGGAFMAAGSADHHVRVYAMLGDEGPRRVLEVEANTDTVDSIQWAHSGLKFISGSKDGTANVWHFEQQQWMYKRLLMTTKLPGETESEDDSNKKAKVTMVSWDVSDEWVITAVNDSSLKVWNAKSGELVKVLRGHKDEVFVLESHPIDPRVILSAGHDGQLIIWDVLNTEPIACFQNFIEGQGNGAVFDAKWSPDGTMLAATDSHGHLLIYGFGSGVSKLKIVPKELFFHTDYRPLIRDANNYVLDEQTQTAPHLMPPPFLVDVDGNPYPPALQRLVPGRENCRGEQLVPNIAVGAGGMQEVIEGLPSQEPRSNIDQLIEALAQRQNINAEGEEIGNDREENLAEQPVRHMASPRGSRSGLRRVGDVEGVRQSSGNWQRDNTTPWNKPILARPMNPAVRETQFEALDAMAEMELDNWRREMRKRPQPVSDTANTEGNISSRLANRKRNRTARHGYRTRATRGEEHEDEEFENPDNVGTSGSSSSSNSNDSTAHEEDLCSDSSTSESSTEYSDWIADHGLNLEPPKRSKRKPVKKRSLTPPSETDKRRSRRPKKKDIPVPNGIDDVPEVFRPSEWLTEIIPRKAPYYPQMGDEIVYFRQGHQFYLDAVRNKKVYELGPRCEPWNKVNIRAQEFVKVVGIKYEIRPPRLCCLKLALMDEGGRLSGENFTIKYHDMADVLDFLVLRQTFDTALARSWSEGDRFRCMIDDGWWMGQIQSMEPLDEDFPESFFMCFRVRWDNGEYERMSPWDLEPIDENRLPAQLGGAVPVLPEEIQAILYQPHAEEWPMGDREATCRRIIRGLDQVMTLAIAEPFVAPVDLNIYPTYAFVVEYPIDISTIKARFENHFYRRITSAQFDVRYLATNAEQFNEPHSQIVRRARIVTDLCLRIIKETTELDVPALYHQLVDTYHSSESEVDMEDVKDKPSTSTQRATSSRNSRPQEVLDDWKVACRQLLETLWQCEDSIPFREPVDRLEHPDYHQIIDTPMDLRTVKEDLLGGNYETPAEFAKDMRLIFSNSRNYNTNKRSRIYSMTIRLSAMFEEHMRKIISNWKSARRRNNNKPNAKGKGKGKGKKGAVRLTNGTGPSKSKPRSDDEEMNSEDDDEDLDEVGKNNSIVCAPGPSRLTNGHTKRSGNTTRPTLKLRIPRAAVSKKPKESESEASDSEASAENESSGSVPIRRTRARKAVPSVSADSSDSGEVYTPSGRGKQTRKNRAKNSKNSKQVKAKPKLKSYEDNISDVVTDDDDEVFTTNEFSDEESEEVVVNRSRTRSRKLASTSEHEDNVKSVTKSGRNNIESQSEEDEEEEEEEEEEEEEDEEEDDEEEEQRQDRTNNQDSDSEESDKVFRSTKPQRRVRGSRETQSQEPVQNSRRSGKRPRYNEESDESNTMPVRNRRKIKRRYYAEESDESPEPENVPGISISSRGRVRRMTERARAFRALLESP
- the BRWD3 gene encoding bromodomain and WD repeat-containing protein isoform X1; this translates as MNDWSGKMEGSGSKNETAIAPELYFLIAKFLAAGPCCEAADVLKRELERAKVLPQRIDWEGHVHNQTFEELEKKYSHIGPNHLLQICARIGPVLEKEVPPCIPGAISLLGVGRQSLLRTYEDVQRQVHRIISYSGRIGGKPFMKSPYSLSVPNIVYVLQGRENSGSLSRREAIPTKFYNKMQLYRHTLGHLSAVYCVLFDRTGKYIITGADDLLVKVWSSIDGRLLATFRGASAEIMDIAVNFDNTLLAAGSLDRILRVWCFQTMSPIAVLSGHSGMITSVNFCPISCNGVYYLVSTSTDGSVAFWSHTKKGNERALFQPKPIQYHEKMRPGQAQMICASFSPGGAFMAAGSADHHVRVYAMLGDEGPRRVLEVEANTDTVDSIQWAHSGLKFISGSKDGTANVWHFEQQQWMYKRLLMTTKLPGETESEDDSNKKAKVTMVSWDVSDEWVITAVNDSSLKVWNAKSGELVKVLRGHKDEVFVLESHPIDPRVILSAGHDGQLIIWDVLNTEPIACFQNFIEGQGNGAVFDAKWSPDGTMLAATDSHGHLLIYGFGSGVSKLKIVPKELFFHTDYRPLIRDANNYVLDEQTQTAPHLMPPPFLVDVDGNPYPPALQRLVPGRENCRGEQLVPNIAVGAGGMQEVIEGLPSQEPRSNIDQLIEALAQRQNINAEGEEIGNDREENLAEQPVRHMASPRGSRSGLRRVGDVEGVRQSSGNWQRDNTTPWNKPILARPMNPAVRETQFEALDAMAEMELDNWRREMRKRPQPVSDTANTEGNISSRLANRKRNRTARHGYRTRATRGEEHEDEEFENPDNVGTSGSSSSSNSNDSTAHEEDLCSDSSTSESSTEYSDWIADHGLNLEPPKRSKRKPVKKRSLTPPSETDKRRSRRPKKKDIPVPNGIDDVPEVFRPSEWLTEIIPRKAPYYPQMGDEIVYFRQGHQFYLDAVRNKKVYELGPRCEPWNKVNIRAQEFVKVVGIKYEIRPPRLCCLKLALMDEGGRLSGENFTIKYHDMADVLDFLVLRQTFDTALARSWSEGDRFRCMIDDGWWMGQIQSMEPLDEDFPESFFMCFRVRWDNGEYERMSPWDLEPIDENRLPAQLGGAVPVLPEEIQAILYQPHAEEWPMGDREATCRRIIRGLDQVMTLAIAEPFVAPVDLNIYPTYAFVVEYPIDISTIKARFENHFYRRITSAQFDVRYLATNAEQFNEPHSQIVRRARIVTDLCLRIIKETTELDVPALYHQLVDTYHSSESEVDMEDVKDKPSTSTQRATSSRNSRPQEVLDDWKVACRQLLETLWQCEDSIPFREPVDRLEHPDYHQIIDTPMDLRTVKEDLLGGNYETPAEFAKDMRLIFSNSRNYNTNKRSRIYSMTIRLSAMFEEHMRKIISNWKSARRRNNNKPNAKGKGKGKGKKGAVRLTNGTGPSKSKPRSDDEEMNSEDDDEDLDEVGKNNSIVCAPGPSRLTNGHTKRSGNTTRPTLKLRIPRAAVSKKPKESESEASDSEASAENESSGSVPIRRTRARKAVPSVSADSSDSGEVYTPSGRGKQTRKNRAKNSKNSKQVKAKPKLKSYEDNISDVVTDDDDEVFTTNEFSDEESEEVVVNRSRTRSRKLASTSEHEDNVKSVTKSGRNNIESQSEEDEEEEEEEEEEEEEDEEEDDEEEEQRQDRTNNQDSDSEESDKVFRSTKPQRRVRGSRETQSQEPVQNSRRSGKRPRYNEESDESNTMPVRNRRKIKRRYYAEESDESPEPENVPGISISSRGRVRRMTERARAFRALLESP